A part of Lacibacter sp. H407 genomic DNA contains:
- the hisA gene encoding 1-(5-phosphoribosyl)-5-[(5-phosphoribosylamino)methylideneamino]imidazole-4-carboxamide isomerase, protein MQIIPAIDIIEGKCVRLTEGDYSQKIIYNENPLEVAKEFEGAGLQRLHLVDLDGAKAGAVKNWKVLETITSKTSLIIDFGGGIKQEEDVKIVLNSGAALATVGSIAVKDETKFVSWLEQFGAEKFLLGADVKNEKIAVGGWLETTDIWIYDFIEKYINHGVQQIFCTDVSKDGRLEGPSTELYKNILQKFPQLHFIASGGVSSMKDLDELAEIGCNGAIVGKAIYEGRVTLNELKKFS, encoded by the coding sequence ATGCAAATTATTCCGGCGATAGATATCATTGAAGGCAAATGTGTTCGATTGACAGAAGGAGATTATTCTCAGAAAATTATTTACAACGAAAACCCATTAGAGGTAGCCAAAGAATTTGAAGGAGCAGGTCTGCAACGTTTGCACCTGGTTGACCTTGATGGAGCAAAAGCAGGTGCAGTTAAGAATTGGAAAGTATTAGAAACAATTACTTCTAAAACTTCACTCATTATTGATTTTGGTGGTGGTATTAAGCAGGAAGAAGATGTAAAGATCGTTCTCAATTCCGGTGCAGCATTGGCAACTGTTGGAAGCATTGCTGTGAAAGATGAAACGAAGTTTGTAAGCTGGCTGGAGCAATTTGGTGCAGAGAAATTTTTATTAGGCGCTGATGTAAAGAATGAAAAAATTGCTGTAGGCGGTTGGTTAGAAACAACAGATATCTGGATATACGACTTTATAGAAAAATACATCAATCACGGTGTTCAGCAGATCTTCTGCACCGATGTAAGTAAAGATGGTCGTCTCGAAGGCCCATCAACTGAACTCTATAAAAACATTCTTCAAAAATTCCCTCAACTGCATTTTATTGCCAGTGGTGGTGTTAGCTCCATGAAAGACCTGGATGAATTAGCCGAGATCGGCTGTAATGGTGCTATCGTCGGCAAAGCCATTTATGAAGGCAGAGTAACTTTGAATGAATTAAAGAAGTTCAGTTAA
- a CDS encoding transmembrane-type terpene cyclase: MESTELLSLLVAATMGLSWTIVYLLVIYRSFKDKQCGMPSVAMAFNLSWEFLYSFMFYDAQSNLQLWINRVWFVFDVLIFVAFLMYGAKQWNKLYQKFFFPYAVAMVLAAFSLLYFLQLDFGDSAITYSAFTMNVLMSWMFITMFLKQQDLKGQAFGIAFFKMLGTAAATIILFLRYSQFLQMMGVLCFILDMIYIILMTDRYKKLNLHLITRRLKA; this comes from the coding sequence ATGGAGTCAACCGAACTGCTATCCCTGCTGGTAGCTGCCACCATGGGATTATCCTGGACAATTGTATATCTTCTCGTGATTTATCGTTCGTTTAAAGATAAGCAGTGCGGTATGCCTTCAGTGGCCATGGCCTTTAACCTTTCCTGGGAATTTCTGTACTCCTTTATGTTTTACGATGCCCAATCGAACCTGCAGTTATGGATCAACCGGGTGTGGTTTGTATTTGATGTGCTCATTTTTGTTGCTTTTCTGATGTACGGAGCCAAACAGTGGAACAAATTGTATCAAAAGTTTTTCTTTCCGTATGCAGTAGCCATGGTACTGGCAGCTTTTTCGTTGCTGTACTTCTTGCAGCTTGATTTTGGCGACAGTGCAATCACTTATTCTGCTTTTACCATGAATGTGTTAATGTCGTGGATGTTTATTACAATGTTCCTGAAACAGCAGGACTTAAAAGGGCAGGCATTTGGCATTGCTTTTTTTAAAATGCTCGGCACGGCTGCTGCAACCATTATTTTATTTCTACGTTACAGTCAGTTTTTGCAGATGATGGGTGTACTCTGTTTTATACTGGATATGATCTACATTATATTAATGACAGACCGGTACAAAAAACTAAATCTGCATTTGATAACCCGACGTTTGAAAGCCTGA
- a CDS encoding DUF1684 domain-containing protein — protein MRFCLLVLLSLPCLGFAQSSYEDSLNLFQEKYIADHEVVTGADKKNLKFYPVRKQYRITAAFERKENSPWFLMNSTGTEKKQYRVHGIIRFNIHDTAVELQIYQSRSLLTSEKYREHLFIPFTDKTSGIETYGGGRYIDLNISDIQNTVYVLDFNKAYNPYCAYAAGYNCPIPPKENDLPVAIKAGELNFMK, from the coding sequence ATGCGATTTTGTTTACTTGTTCTGCTTTCTCTTCCCTGCCTTGGATTTGCACAGAGCAGCTATGAAGATTCGCTGAACCTGTTTCAGGAAAAATATATTGCCGATCATGAAGTGGTAACCGGTGCCGACAAAAAGAACCTGAAGTTTTATCCAGTCCGGAAACAATACAGGATCACAGCAGCATTTGAACGAAAAGAAAACAGTCCGTGGTTTTTAATGAACAGCACCGGAACTGAAAAGAAACAATACCGGGTGCACGGCATTATACGATTTAACATACATGATACCGCTGTTGAATTGCAGATCTACCAATCACGTTCATTACTGACTTCAGAAAAATATCGTGAACATTTATTTATTCCGTTTACCGATAAAACATCCGGCATCGAAACCTATGGCGGCGGACGATACATTGACCTCAACATTTCCGACATACAAAACACAGTGTATGTGCTCGACTTTAACAAAGCATACAATCCCTATTGTGCTTATGCTGCGGGTTACAACTGTCCTATTCCACCAAAGGAAAACGATTTACCTGTTGCAATAAAAGCAGGCGAATTGAATTTCATGAAATGA
- a CDS encoding endonuclease MutS2, whose translation MKFFPDSALVQLEFDKVKALLHAHCKTEYAKDKAENLRIHTRKEYIHTELRQSYEMMLLQQQGQYFPVDYILNLGRELKLLSIPGAVLTEEQLVHIRKLAENTQSIFRWFDADRRSAYPALTQVIEGTYYEKVILELINDVLDDGGVVKDDASEELRDIRMSLYRKRNELRREFEKVLKKLQKQGYVADIEESFLSGRRVVALFAEQKRQVKGILHGESETRRTVFIEPEETIELNNDIFSLENEERREVYRILRVLTEQLSVYASLLATYHTVLGEYDFIKAKAKLGVDMQANFPMLTDKALISLRDAYHPLLLLYNKKNQKPTIPTQIRLDEKSRILVISGPNAGGKTVTMKTVGLMQLMVQSGLLVPVHPDSEFGIFKQVMIHIGDTQSIEYDLSTYSSHLLHMKHFMETANGRTLFFIDELGSGSDPNLGGAFAEVILQELVKKHSLGIVTTHYLNLKVMANHTPGIVNGAMSFDEKSLQPLYKLILGKPGSSYTFAIAERIGLSKQLIDRARALVEEDHFRLDKLLNTAESDLRQIEKKEKDLHRLLKENERLKKEMEQVLNKEKHQQQVELLKQQNKITEDRLAYLKDMDRKLKALVHEWKRSDKKEEVMKQMNALLFDQRQKQVAEKKDKKLNEKFQEVGGEIKPGVKVKMTKNRQVGIVKEIKGKNAVVQLGAIPITVSLNDLVVVVDKVEETETK comes from the coding sequence ATTAAGTTTTTTCCCGATTCGGCCTTGGTTCAGTTGGAGTTTGATAAAGTGAAGGCTTTGTTACATGCGCATTGCAAAACGGAGTATGCGAAAGACAAGGCAGAGAATCTCCGTATCCATACCCGAAAAGAATATATTCACACAGAGTTGCGGCAGAGTTATGAAATGATGCTGCTGCAACAGCAAGGCCAATATTTCCCCGTTGATTATATTTTGAATTTAGGAAGAGAGTTGAAGTTGTTATCAATTCCCGGGGCAGTGTTAACAGAAGAGCAGTTGGTGCATATCCGTAAACTGGCAGAGAATACACAAAGCATTTTCCGTTGGTTTGATGCAGATCGAAGGTCGGCTTATCCTGCATTAACACAGGTAATTGAAGGAACGTATTACGAAAAAGTAATCCTTGAATTGATCAATGATGTGCTGGATGATGGAGGTGTTGTAAAAGATGATGCCAGTGAAGAGTTACGTGATATTCGGATGAGTTTGTATCGCAAACGGAATGAGTTGCGTCGTGAGTTTGAAAAGGTGTTGAAGAAATTACAGAAGCAAGGTTATGTAGCAGATATTGAAGAATCGTTTTTAAGTGGAAGAAGGGTAGTGGCTTTGTTTGCTGAACAGAAGCGGCAGGTGAAAGGAATTCTACATGGCGAAAGTGAAACAAGAAGAACTGTTTTTATTGAACCGGAAGAAACGATTGAACTGAATAATGACATCTTCAGTTTGGAAAATGAAGAGCGACGGGAAGTATATCGTATTCTGCGAGTATTGACAGAACAACTTTCTGTATATGCATCGTTGCTTGCAACGTACCATACCGTATTAGGTGAATATGATTTTATAAAAGCGAAAGCGAAGTTGGGAGTAGACATGCAGGCGAACTTTCCCATGCTTACTGATAAAGCATTGATTTCGTTGCGTGATGCGTATCATCCATTATTGCTGTTGTACAATAAGAAAAATCAAAAGCCAACCATTCCAACACAAATACGTTTGGATGAAAAGAGCAGGATACTCGTTATATCGGGGCCCAACGCCGGTGGTAAAACAGTAACCATGAAAACGGTTGGTTTGATGCAGTTGATGGTGCAGAGTGGTTTGCTGGTGCCGGTGCATCCGGATAGTGAGTTTGGTATTTTCAAACAGGTGATGATCCATATTGGTGATACACAAAGCATCGAATATGATTTGAGTACATACAGTAGTCACTTGCTGCACATGAAACATTTCATGGAAACAGCGAATGGTCGCACATTATTTTTTATTGATGAGTTAGGTAGTGGTAGTGATCCCAACCTGGGCGGCGCATTTGCAGAAGTGATCTTACAGGAGTTGGTAAAAAAACATTCCCTCGGCATTGTTACAACGCACTATCTCAATTTAAAAGTAATGGCCAACCATACACCCGGTATTGTGAACGGTGCCATGAGTTTTGATGAAAAAAGTTTGCAGCCTTTGTACAAACTCATATTGGGCAAGCCCGGCAGTTCGTACACATTTGCCATTGCCGAACGTATCGGGTTGAGTAAACAATTGATCGATCGGGCAAGAGCACTGGTAGAAGAAGATCATTTTCGATTGGATAAATTATTGAATACGGCGGAGAGTGATCTGCGACAAATTGAAAAGAAAGAAAAAGACCTGCATCGCCTTTTGAAAGAAAATGAACGGTTAAAAAAAGAAATGGAGCAGGTGCTCAACAAAGAAAAACATCAGCAACAGGTTGAATTGTTGAAGCAGCAGAATAAAATTACTGAAGACCGGTTGGCTTACCTCAAAGACATGGACCGAAAACTCAAGGCTCTGGTACATGAGTGGAAACGCAGCGATAAGAAAGAAGAAGTAATGAAGCAGATGAATGCATTACTGTTCGATCAACGACAAAAACAGGTAGCCGAGAAAAAAGATAAAAAGCTCAACGAAAAATTCCAGGAAGTGGGCGGCGAAATAAAGCCCGGCGTAAAGGTGAAAATGACGAAGAATCGCCAGGTAGGTATTGTAAAAGAGATCAAAGGCAAGAATGCTGTGGTACAGTTAGGTGCTATCCCCATCACTGTTAGTTTGAATGATTTGGTGGTGGTGGTTGATAAAGTGGAGGAAACGGAAACGAAATAA
- the hisH gene encoding imidazole glycerol phosphate synthase subunit HisH yields MSEDKNSGVSSVPPSGGGRGTIAIVKYNAGNIQSVLFALERLGVDAKVTDDQDELFAADKVIFPGVGAARSAMDSLKEKGLDAVIKQLKQPVLGICVGMQLLFEHSEESDTTCLGIIPAKVKLFKSEEISPDIPIKVPQVGWNDIYNLKTDLFKNVPEHSYIYYVHSYYAEMNPYCIATSNYGLEYAGAVQKDNFYGVQFHTEKSAKVGDQILSNFLSI; encoded by the coding sequence ATGAGTGAAGATAAAAATAGCGGAGTCTCTTCAGTTCCCCCTTCAGGGGGCGGAAGGGGCACTATAGCAATTGTAAAATACAACGCAGGGAATATTCAGTCGGTGCTGTTTGCACTGGAACGTTTGGGTGTTGATGCAAAAGTGACGGATGATCAGGATGAATTATTTGCTGCTGATAAAGTTATCTTCCCCGGTGTGGGTGCTGCACGCAGCGCTATGGATAGTTTGAAAGAGAAAGGTTTGGATGCTGTCATTAAACAATTAAAGCAACCTGTGCTGGGAATTTGTGTAGGTATGCAGTTGCTGTTTGAACATTCGGAGGAAAGCGATACAACATGCTTGGGAATTATTCCAGCGAAGGTGAAGTTATTCAAGAGCGAAGAGATCAGCCCCGACATTCCTATTAAAGTGCCGCAGGTTGGTTGGAATGATATTTACAATCTGAAAACCGATCTTTTTAAGAATGTACCGGAACATAGTTATATCTATTATGTGCATAGTTATTATGCGGAAATGAATCCGTATTGCATTGCAACATCAAACTACGGGTTAGAATATGCAGGCGCTGTACAGAAAGATAATTTTTACGGTGTCCAGTTTCACACGGAGAAAAGTGCGAAAGTGGGAGACCAGATACTCAGCAATTTTCTCTCCATCTAA
- a CDS encoding M1 family metallopeptidase, with translation MNPVKKKNQLALISITLCLLLQSVSTQSQSFHNNEKLTRHDTLRGSITPERAWWDVVKYDLHVTPNFLNFTIKGHNTIYFRLVKKKAARMQIDLQDPLIIDSAILNGVSMSFSREGNAWFIETPKRRLPKTISSDKDLHQLRIVYHGVPKPALRAPWDGGVVWKKDKNGNPWINVACQGLGASVWWPCKDHQSDEPDNGVNISITAPDTLVNVSNGRLQNVAADGKGNKIWTWVVTQPINLYNVTMNVGKYVNFSDTLNGENGKLDINYYVLDYNLEKAKKHFDQVKPMLHAFEHWFGPYPFYEDGFKLVESNHLGMEHQSAVAYGNEYMNGYKGNDLSGSGWGLKWDFIIVHESGHEWYGNNISTKDIADMWVHEGFTNYSETLYTDYIFGTEAGDAYVQGVRKNIRNDIPIVGKYNVNKEGSGDMYPKAANMIHMVRQIIGDKSTFRLLLRDMNEKYYHKTVTGAEIEDFISKRTGFNLSKMFDQYLRTTQVPVLEYYLETENATQVLNYRWVNCVKGFNMPILLPDSNRPKYGLMLATENWQKLRTNFQPGEDISKLMDKNFYVTYKKVK, from the coding sequence ATGAACCCGGTGAAAAAAAAGAATCAATTAGCCCTTATCAGCATCACTCTTTGTTTGTTGTTACAATCTGTTTCAACGCAATCCCAATCGTTTCATAATAACGAAAAACTTACGAGACATGATACATTACGTGGCTCAATAACTCCTGAACGTGCCTGGTGGGATGTGGTGAAGTATGATCTGCATGTAACGCCCAACTTTTTAAACTTTACAATCAAAGGACACAATACGATCTACTTCCGTTTGGTTAAAAAGAAAGCCGCAAGGATGCAGATCGACTTGCAGGATCCATTGATCATTGACAGTGCTATTCTAAACGGCGTTTCTATGAGTTTTTCACGTGAAGGAAATGCATGGTTTATTGAGACACCCAAACGCAGATTACCAAAAACAATCAGCAGCGATAAAGATCTGCATCAGTTACGCATCGTTTACCATGGCGTACCAAAGCCAGCCTTACGTGCCCCTTGGGATGGTGGCGTTGTGTGGAAGAAAGATAAAAATGGAAATCCATGGATCAACGTTGCCTGTCAGGGTTTAGGTGCGAGTGTTTGGTGGCCTTGTAAAGATCACCAAAGCGATGAGCCCGATAATGGTGTAAACATCAGCATCACTGCTCCTGATACATTAGTGAATGTTTCAAACGGCCGATTGCAAAACGTAGCAGCCGATGGCAAAGGAAATAAAATATGGACATGGGTTGTAACACAACCGATCAATTTATACAATGTAACCATGAACGTGGGCAAGTATGTGAATTTCAGCGATACATTGAATGGTGAGAATGGAAAACTGGATATCAATTATTATGTACTTGACTACAATCTTGAAAAGGCAAAAAAACATTTTGATCAGGTAAAGCCAATGCTACATGCATTTGAACATTGGTTTGGGCCCTACCCTTTTTATGAAGATGGATTTAAACTGGTGGAAAGCAATCATCTTGGCATGGAACATCAGAGTGCGGTTGCTTACGGTAACGAGTACATGAATGGTTATAAAGGCAATGATCTGAGCGGCTCTGGTTGGGGATTGAAATGGGATTTCATCATCGTTCACGAAAGTGGTCATGAGTGGTATGGCAACAACATCAGCACAAAAGACATTGCTGACATGTGGGTGCATGAGGGCTTTACCAATTACAGCGAAACATTATACACCGATTATATTTTTGGAACCGAAGCAGGTGATGCGTATGTGCAAGGTGTTCGCAAAAATATCCGTAACGATATTCCGATTGTTGGCAAATACAATGTGAACAAAGAAGGTAGTGGAGATATGTATCCGAAAGCTGCCAATATGATCCATATGGTGCGGCAGATCATTGGCGATAAAAGTACGTTCCGTTTATTGCTGCGTGATATGAATGAAAAATATTATCACAAAACAGTAACCGGTGCCGAAATTGAAGACTTTATCTCCAAACGTACAGGATTTAATTTGAGCAAAATGTTTGATCAATATCTGCGCACCACGCAAGTACCCGTACTTGAATATTACCTGGAAACAGAAAACGCTACTCAAGTTTTAAACTACCGTTGGGTAAATTGTGTAAAAGGATTTAATATGCCAATACTTCTACCTGACAGCAATAGGCCAAAATATGGATTAATGCTGGCTACAGAAAACTGGCAGAAACTGCGTACCAATTTTCAGCCCGGCGAAGACATCAGTAAGTTGATGGATAAAAACTTTTATGTGACTTATAAAAAGGTAAAATAA
- a CDS encoding lipopolysaccharide biosynthesis protein, which translates to MGQIRKQAIVSSIVIYIGFFIGFINTWFFTKNGSFLPEQYALTRLFFDVGQLMFACANLGVISVIYKFYPYYKDNLAAKDNDLMTWSFSAVLIGFCLVVAGGLIFEPLVIQKFIGRSPLFVDYYKWVFPFGLGILLFTVLEAFSGSVRKTIYPAFLRETAFRLITTLLIVLYLFQLVDFDLFIKLFAFSFLIIAILLVVSLVKNKHLHLNFTVSRVTRKFKTKMLTLAGFIFSGQIIFILSQVMDSIFIASIMGMIPTGIYALASYIANLIQIPQRSINAIAIPTLAQAWKDKNMAEIDRIYKRSSINLLLAAMFIFCGIWLNIEDAFRLLNIQAEYATGISVIFILGLSRIIDAGTGVNSQIIGTSTQWRFEFITGVLLLLMILPLNYILIKKIGIEGSAYANLISFTVYNLIRYVFLWKRFQLQPFSSKTIFSIVTAVIAYFISYYLFSEMNGWMGIILRSTLFTVLFFISIFAFKLTPDAMQLVDIAKKRFGRK; encoded by the coding sequence ATGGGTCAAATCAGGAAACAAGCCATCGTATCCAGCATCGTCATTTACATTGGCTTTTTTATTGGATTTATCAATACCTGGTTTTTTACCAAGAATGGTAGTTTTTTACCAGAACAATATGCACTTACCCGTTTGTTTTTTGATGTCGGGCAACTCATGTTTGCCTGCGCAAACCTTGGTGTGATCTCCGTTATTTACAAATTCTATCCTTATTATAAAGACAACCTTGCAGCGAAAGACAATGATCTGATGACATGGTCGTTCAGTGCTGTACTCATTGGTTTTTGTCTTGTTGTTGCCGGCGGATTGATCTTTGAGCCATTGGTGATTCAAAAATTTATCGGTCGCTCTCCTTTGTTTGTTGACTATTATAAATGGGTATTCCCATTTGGTCTCGGAATCCTTCTATTTACTGTGCTTGAAGCATTCAGCGGCAGTGTTCGTAAAACAATTTATCCGGCTTTTTTACGGGAAACTGCTTTTCGATTGATCACTACCCTGTTGATCGTGCTATACCTGTTTCAACTGGTCGATTTTGATCTTTTCATTAAACTGTTTGCCTTCAGCTTTCTCATTATTGCAATACTGCTTGTTGTTTCACTGGTAAAAAATAAACACCTGCACTTAAACTTTACCGTTAGCAGAGTTACAAGAAAATTCAAAACAAAGATGTTGACGCTGGCCGGCTTTATTTTTTCCGGTCAGATCATTTTTATACTGTCGCAGGTAATGGACAGCATTTTCATTGCAAGTATTATGGGGATGATCCCAACAGGCATTTATGCCCTTGCTTCTTATATTGCCAACCTGATTCAGATACCGCAACGTAGTATTAACGCTATCGCCATTCCTACGTTGGCGCAGGCATGGAAAGACAAAAACATGGCGGAGATCGATCGTATTTACAAACGCTCCTCTATTAACCTGTTGCTAGCTGCCATGTTTATTTTTTGCGGCATCTGGCTCAATATCGAAGATGCATTTCGGTTGTTGAATATCCAGGCCGAATATGCAACCGGTATATCGGTGATTTTTATTTTGGGACTTTCACGCATCATCGATGCCGGCACGGGTGTTAACTCTCAGATCATCGGTACCTCTACCCAATGGCGCTTTGAATTTATTACAGGCGTATTGTTATTACTGATGATACTGCCGCTGAATTATATTCTCATCAAAAAAATCGGCATTGAAGGAAGTGCGTATGCCAACCTGATATCGTTCACAGTTTATAATCTTATCCGTTATGTTTTTCTCTGGAAGCGTTTTCAGCTGCAACCATTCAGCAGCAAAACAATATTCAGTATTGTAACTGCTGTCATTGCTTATTTCATCAGCTATTATCTTTTCAGCGAAATGAATGGATGGATGGGAATTATTCTGCGCAGCACCTTGTTTACCGTTCTATTCTTCATAAGCATCTTTGCATTCAAGCTTACGCCTGATGCGATGCAGTTGGTAGACATAGCGAAAAAGCGTTTTGGAAGAAAATAA
- a CDS encoding ABC transporter substrate-binding protein, whose translation MADAKNIREVRTATQRAMLLVGSILSHFSFFIVYFSFLVLLSCGKAKKNEQQIFRYNEVSGISSLDPAFAKSQSVIWATHQLYNTLVETDQQLHIVPSLAKSWEISDDRLQIIFHLRNDVVFHDHPVFPNGKGRKLVAADVVYSFNRLMDKNTASPGAWIFNNRVNGANGFVAVDDSTFQINLLRPFVQILGVLSNVYCSIVPREVVEKYGPDFRRNPCGTGPFQFKAWEEGQALILVKNKNYFEKDSAGDRLPYVDGIKVSFLESKAAEFMEFRQGRLHFINDIDPSFKDEVLSKKGELRESWKNKVQLNKHPYLNIEYLGILVDSSKDVVKNSPLRLKAIRQAINYGFDRRKMMLYLRNSIGTAAESGFVPMGLPSFDTAVVKGYHYDPAKAAALLKQAGFKSIQEVPEIKLLTIPIYADLGSYIARQLQDIGLNVKVEIVQKSLLLTQTAKSEALFFRGSWIADYPDAENYLSVFYGKNPAPPNYTRYKNPVFDALYEQSNKEPNDSFRYRLYQQMDQLLMNDAPVVPLWYDMVIHLVQPEVTGFQPNALNWLELRRVKLVRGE comes from the coding sequence ATGGCAGATGCGAAAAATATAAGAGAAGTACGAACGGCTACCCAAAGGGCGATGTTGCTTGTAGGTTCAATACTTTCTCATTTCTCATTTTTCATTGTTTATTTTTCATTTCTCGTACTTCTTTCCTGCGGCAAGGCTAAAAAAAACGAACAACAGATTTTCCGGTATAATGAAGTAAGTGGTATCAGTTCGCTGGATCCTGCATTCGCCAAAAGTCAATCGGTGATTTGGGCTACACATCAGTTGTATAACACATTGGTTGAAACCGATCAGCAGTTGCACATTGTGCCATCACTTGCAAAAAGCTGGGAGATCAGTGACGACAGGCTGCAGATCATTTTTCATTTACGGAATGATGTGGTTTTTCATGATCATCCTGTATTCCCGAATGGAAAAGGGAGAAAGCTGGTTGCTGCAGATGTAGTGTACAGCTTTAATCGGTTGATGGATAAGAATACAGCAAGCCCCGGTGCATGGATCTTTAACAACCGGGTCAATGGGGCAAATGGTTTTGTTGCTGTAGATGATTCTACTTTTCAAATCAATTTACTACGCCCATTTGTACAAATATTGGGTGTACTCAGCAATGTATATTGTTCCATTGTTCCGAGAGAGGTGGTGGAAAAATATGGACCTGATTTTCGTCGGAACCCTTGCGGTACCGGTCCGTTTCAATTCAAAGCGTGGGAAGAAGGGCAGGCATTGATACTTGTGAAGAATAAAAACTATTTCGAAAAAGATAGTGCAGGAGATCGATTACCGTATGTCGATGGAATTAAAGTAAGCTTTCTTGAAAGCAAAGCAGCGGAGTTTATGGAATTCCGGCAAGGCCGTTTGCATTTCATCAACGATATTGATCCTTCGTTTAAAGATGAAGTATTAAGTAAGAAAGGTGAGTTGCGTGAAAGTTGGAAAAACAAAGTGCAGTTGAACAAACATCCGTATCTCAATATCGAATATCTCGGCATATTGGTTGATTCATCGAAAGATGTGGTGAAGAATTCGCCGCTGCGGTTAAAAGCAATTCGGCAGGCGATCAACTATGGGTTTGATCGACGCAAGATGATGTTGTATTTGCGCAACTCCATTGGTACTGCTGCAGAAAGTGGTTTTGTGCCGATGGGCTTGCCCAGTTTTGATACCGCTGTTGTAAAAGGTTATCATTATGATCCGGCGAAAGCTGCTGCTTTACTAAAGCAGGCCGGATTCAAAAGCATACAGGAAGTTCCTGAAATAAAATTGTTGACGATTCCGATCTATGCTGATCTGGGAAGTTATATTGCCCGACAGTTGCAGGATATTGGATTGAATGTAAAAGTGGAGATCGTTCAAAAAAGTTTGCTGTTGACTCAAACGGCGAAGAGCGAAGCGTTGTTTTTTCGTGGTAGCTGGATCGCTGATTATCCGGATGCAGAAAATTACCTGAGCGTGTTCTATGGGAAAAATCCAGCACCACCGAATTATACCCGCTACAAGAATCCTGTGTTTGATGCCTTGTACGAACAATCGAATAAAGAACCCAACGATTCCTTCCGTTATCGTTTATACCAGCAAATGGATCAATTACTCATGAACGATGCGCCGGTTGTTCCCCTTTGGTATGATATGGTGATTCATTTAGTACAACCGGAGGTAACAGGATTTCAGCCCAATGCATTGAACTGGCTGGAGCTGCGACGAGTAAAGTTGGTGAGAGGTGAATAG
- the msrA gene encoding peptide-methionine (S)-S-oxide reductase MsrA — MWSKLLFNTSVALGSFLFFSCVTSEPNNKMMNDNLNTVAFTGSTGNEAAIDTATFGAGCFWCVEAIFQQVEGVLKVTSGYCGGHVVNPTYEQVNTKTTGHAEVAQIVFDPKKISFDELLEIFWQTHDPTTLNRQGNDAGPQYRSAVFYHNAEQKQKAEQYKAALDKSGAFDNPIVTTIEAYKNYSEAENYHQNYYNNNKNSNPYCYYVIKPKLEKFDKVFKDKKRKN; from the coding sequence ATGTGGAGTAAACTTCTTTTCAATACAAGTGTGGCACTAGGTTCGTTCCTGTTTTTTTCCTGCGTTACCAGTGAACCGAATAATAAAATGATGAACGACAATTTAAATACAGTTGCCTTTACCGGCAGCACAGGCAATGAAGCCGCAATTGATACCGCCACGTTTGGTGCCGGTTGTTTTTGGTGTGTGGAAGCTATTTTTCAACAGGTGGAAGGTGTGTTGAAAGTTACCAGTGGATATTGTGGCGGACACGTAGTAAACCCAACGTATGAACAGGTAAATACAAAAACCACCGGTCATGCAGAAGTAGCACAGATCGTATTTGATCCAAAGAAAATTTCGTTTGATGAACTGTTGGAAATTTTCTGGCAAACGCACGACCCTACTACATTAAACCGTCAGGGTAACGATGCAGGTCCGCAATACCGCAGTGCAGTTTTTTATCATAATGCAGAACAAAAACAAAAAGCAGAACAATATAAAGCAGCCTTGGATAAAAGTGGCGCCTTCGATAACCCGATTGTTACGACCATTGAAGCATATAAAAATTACAGTGAAGCAGAAAACTATCACCAGAATTATTACAACAACAATAAAAATTCAAACCCGTATTGTTACTATGTAATTAAACCTAAACTGGAAAAGTTTGACAAAGTGTTTAAAGACAAGAAGCGGAAGAATTAA